In the Mytilus trossulus isolate FHL-02 chromosome 1, PNRI_Mtr1.1.1.hap1, whole genome shotgun sequence genome, one interval contains:
- the LOC134717516 gene encoding protein CFAP276-like isoform X2: MASNTLSSRNPYPFPKVQNDADFYGPTFSEKEPYKQATHLAQNEDPWNRLNSKCTLSSSRREVFHFDPQAPKDSLDFILKSEYDHHDEFLRAKNETLYQPESKGSEHGRVLKNREIEIVPVKPYLCHPLHITDQKKKDSIHTIENAIESSHSDGTNGGYSRKHDGGFYCT, translated from the exons ATGGCATCAAACACTTTATCTTCACGGAATCCCTATCCATTTCCTAAAGTGCAAAATGATGCAGACTTTTACGGTCCCACATTTTCAGAg AAAGAACCCTACAAACAAGCAACCCATCTAGCACAAAATGAAGATCCATGGAATAGATTGAATTCAAAATGCACTCTTAGTTCATCAAGAAGAGAAGTGTTCCATTTTGACCCTCAAGCACCAAAAGACAGTTTAGATTTTATACTAAAATCGGAATATGATCATCATGATGAATTTCTGagagctaaaaatgaaacattgtaTCAACCTGAAAGTAAAGGTTCAGAGCATGG gagAGTGTTAAAAAACAGAGAAATAGAAATTGTTCCTGTCAAACCATATCTATGCCACCCTCTTCATATAACTGACCAGAAAAAGAAGGATAGCATTCATACTATTGAAAATGCTATAG AAAGCTCCCACAGTGATGGAACTAATGGTGGTTATTCAAGGAAACATGACGGAGGATTCTACTGTACATAG
- the LOC134717516 gene encoding protein CFAP276-like isoform X1, giving the protein MASNTLSSRNPYPFPKVQNDADFYGPTFSEKEPYKQATHLAQNEDPWNRLNSKCTLSSSRREVFHFDPQAPKDSLDFILKSEYDHHDEFLRAKNETLYQPESKGSEHGRVLKNREIEIVPVKPYLCHPLHITDQKKKDSIHTIENAIDGHHTQTTNKGYSRKPDGGFFTT; this is encoded by the exons ATGGCATCAAACACTTTATCTTCACGGAATCCCTATCCATTTCCTAAAGTGCAAAATGATGCAGACTTTTACGGTCCCACATTTTCAGAg AAAGAACCCTACAAACAAGCAACCCATCTAGCACAAAATGAAGATCCATGGAATAGATTGAATTCAAAATGCACTCTTAGTTCATCAAGAAGAGAAGTGTTCCATTTTGACCCTCAAGCACCAAAAGACAGTTTAGATTTTATACTAAAATCGGAATATGATCATCATGATGAATTTCTGagagctaaaaatgaaacattgtaTCAACCTGAAAGTAAAGGTTCAGAGCATGG gagAGTGTTAAAAAACAGAGAAATAGAAATTGTTCCTGTCAAACCATATCTATGCCACCCTCTTCATATAACTGACCAGAAAAAGAAGGATAGCATTCATACTATTGAAAATGCTATAG ATGGGCACCACACACAGACAACAAACAAAGGGTATTCTCGTAAACCGGATGGTGGATTTTTCACAACCtag